One window from the genome of Fulvivirga lutea encodes:
- a CDS encoding tyrosine-protein phosphatase, whose protein sequence is MFNFFRKKSDKPLQDLTTDLHSHLIPGVDDGVQSMEESIELIRRFSDAGYKKVITTPHIMHDFYNNKEEDLIKIHEDVKSRIAQENIDITLKLAAEYYLDDHLNDRMNDPSAQFLTFGANYLLFETSFMNEPFYLAEFIFKAKSRGLNPVMAHPERYNYLHNDSDLLQKLIDRQVLFQLNINSLSGYYSKQVKKFAQKLIDEQLIHFAGSDCHNQLHFDTLATAKSSKYYTKLLDLPLLNQSI, encoded by the coding sequence GTGTTTAACTTCTTTAGAAAAAAGTCAGATAAGCCCCTTCAAGATTTAACCACTGACCTCCATTCTCATTTGATTCCCGGGGTAGATGATGGTGTGCAGTCTATGGAGGAATCCATCGAGCTAATTCGTAGATTTTCTGATGCAGGTTATAAAAAGGTAATTACTACCCCGCACATCATGCACGACTTCTACAACAATAAGGAAGAAGATCTGATAAAAATACATGAAGATGTAAAAAGCAGAATTGCTCAAGAAAATATTGATATTACGTTGAAGTTGGCCGCTGAATATTATTTAGATGATCACTTGAACGATCGAATGAACGATCCTAGCGCTCAATTTTTGACTTTTGGTGCCAATTATTTGTTGTTTGAGACTTCATTTATGAATGAACCATTTTATTTGGCCGAATTCATCTTTAAAGCAAAATCAAGAGGTTTAAATCCTGTAATGGCGCACCCAGAAAGGTACAACTACTTACATAATGATTCTGATTTACTTCAAAAGTTGATCGATAGACAGGTTCTTTTTCAGCTTAATATAAATTCATTGAGTGGTTATTATTCCAAGCAGGTTAAGAAGTTTGCGCAAAAATTAATAGACGAGCAACTCATTCACTTTGCTGGTTCAGATTGCCATAATCAACTCCATTTCGACACCTTAGCCACTGCTAAATCCTCGAAATATTATACTAAATTGTTAGACCTCCCATTGCTAAATCAAAGCATATGA
- a CDS encoding SDR family oxidoreductase, with the protein MIFVTGANGLLGSKICNMLVENKQQVLALVRKNSDLSLLEKIRDNITICYGDILFPEEFEERLNEVDTIIHCAAVVSFHKSDKELMETVNVNGTSNMVNLALRKGINYFVHVSSVAAIGRMAMAGTVTENDTWQHSNLNSNYAKSKYLAELEVWRGIEEGMNAVIINPSVIISSDDLTRSSGQLFNYILDENKFYPTGSINYVDIRDVLNVIGKLLNQRKTNERYILNGGLVKYKTLFEEIAKRLNKKPPSIKSNDLLVKVGLLLERVKCFFSGNKPLITKETAQMSKSEIYFSNEKVKQELNYTFAPLADTLDWTCNQIKNKNN; encoded by the coding sequence ATGATATTTGTAACTGGAGCAAACGGACTTTTGGGTAGCAAAATATGTAACATGCTTGTTGAAAATAAGCAGCAGGTATTAGCTCTGGTAAGAAAAAATAGTGATTTATCACTTCTCGAGAAAATTAGGGACAACATAACCATTTGCTATGGAGATATTTTATTTCCTGAAGAGTTTGAGGAGCGTTTGAATGAGGTAGATACGATTATTCATTGTGCTGCAGTGGTTTCTTTCCACAAGTCTGATAAAGAATTAATGGAAACTGTTAATGTCAATGGCACTTCCAATATGGTGAACTTAGCGCTTAGAAAAGGTATCAACTATTTCGTTCATGTCAGTTCTGTTGCAGCAATAGGAAGAATGGCTATGGCTGGCACAGTCACCGAAAACGATACATGGCAACATAGTAATTTGAATAGTAATTATGCGAAGAGCAAGTATTTAGCTGAGTTGGAAGTTTGGCGAGGGATTGAAGAGGGAATGAATGCTGTAATTATAAATCCATCTGTGATAATTTCTTCTGATGATCTTACCAGAAGTAGTGGCCAGTTATTTAATTACATTTTAGATGAAAACAAATTCTACCCAACTGGATCAATAAATTATGTTGATATAAGAGATGTGCTGAATGTAATTGGCAAACTACTGAATCAAAGAAAAACGAATGAACGTTATATTCTTAATGGCGGTTTAGTGAAGTACAAAACCCTTTTCGAAGAAATAGCGAAGCGTTTAAATAAAAAGCCTCCTTCTATAAAATCCAATGACCTTTTGGTGAAAGTAGGTCTTCTGCTAGAAAGAGTTAAATGCTTTTTTAGTGGCAACAAGCCATTAATTACGAAAGAAACGGCTCAAATGAGTAAAAGCGAAATTTACTTTTCTAATGAAAAAGTAAAGCAAGAATTAAACTATACCTTTGCACCATTAGCTGACACACTTGATTGGACTTGCAACCAAATCAAGAATAAAAATAATTAG
- a CDS encoding tetratricopeptide repeat protein produces MAKNFKKKKEEDELVKRFEEYQKNIASHFFELDNFEHIINYYQDHGRYNQALAAVGIAQEQYPYSIELLITKSQILSNLERYDEALELLETAQSYQPNDGEIFLMKGSILSLLGKYEDAIENYESALTFSEEKDEAYYSLGLAHQSLENYDEAIEAYKNAIEENIYHDGALYELAYCLDVCGELESSIDYYKKFIDADPYSQAAWYNLGIVYNKLGRYEEALSAYEFAIAIEENFSSAYYNMGNTYMQTEKFTKALDSYKSTIDIEGPSAEVYCQMAKAYENLEQYELGLKYFQKATKLDNLYGEAWFGAGHCLEMQQKWYQSLHFYNKALKLDYENSSYWKAVAKAEFNIGNIVSSIDAYEEASMLSPEDKEIWLNWSYIYYDQGEYDKAIDLIINGLEELPDESDYFYRITAYLIAAGKYKEAFNYLENALILDFENHVVLFDFFPQLETQKALYKIIDQFRKDNS; encoded by the coding sequence ATGGCTAAAAATTTCAAGAAAAAGAAAGAAGAAGATGAACTCGTAAAGCGCTTTGAGGAATATCAAAAAAATATAGCGTCTCACTTCTTTGAGCTAGACAATTTTGAGCATATAATCAATTACTATCAGGATCATGGCAGGTATAATCAGGCGCTTGCTGCTGTAGGTATCGCACAAGAACAATACCCCTATTCTATTGAATTACTGATTACAAAATCTCAAATTCTATCGAATTTAGAGCGATATGATGAAGCTCTTGAATTATTAGAAACGGCACAATCGTATCAACCGAATGACGGAGAAATATTCCTGATGAAGGGTTCTATCCTATCGCTTTTAGGTAAGTATGAGGATGCGATTGAAAATTATGAAAGTGCTTTAACGTTTTCGGAAGAGAAAGATGAAGCCTATTACAGCTTGGGCTTAGCACACCAAAGCCTTGAAAACTATGACGAGGCCATTGAAGCTTATAAAAACGCAATAGAAGAGAACATCTACCATGACGGTGCTCTTTATGAACTGGCTTATTGTTTAGATGTTTGTGGGGAATTAGAAAGCAGTATCGACTATTATAAAAAGTTTATCGATGCAGATCCCTATTCACAAGCTGCGTGGTATAATCTTGGTATAGTTTATAACAAGCTGGGCCGGTATGAAGAGGCACTTTCTGCATATGAATTTGCCATTGCAATCGAGGAAAACTTCTCCTCTGCCTATTACAATATGGGTAATACCTATATGCAGACTGAGAAGTTCACAAAGGCCTTAGATTCTTATAAATCAACTATCGACATTGAGGGACCAAGTGCTGAGGTATATTGCCAAATGGCAAAAGCATATGAAAACCTTGAGCAATACGAACTAGGACTTAAATATTTCCAAAAAGCAACTAAACTGGATAACCTTTATGGCGAAGCATGGTTTGGTGCTGGCCACTGCCTTGAAATGCAACAAAAGTGGTATCAATCACTGCATTTTTATAATAAGGCACTAAAGCTTGATTATGAGAACTCGTCTTATTGGAAAGCTGTTGCTAAAGCTGAATTCAACATTGGAAATATTGTTTCGAGCATAGATGCCTATGAAGAAGCGAGTATGCTCAGCCCTGAGGATAAAGAAATTTGGTTAAACTGGTCATATATTTATTACGATCAGGGAGAATATGACAAAGCTATTGACCTGATAATCAATGGCTTAGAAGAACTTCCTGACGAGTCTGACTACTTCTATAGAATTACTGCATACCTTATTGCAGCAGGCAAATACAAAGAAGCCTTTAATTATTTAGAAAATGCACTAATTTTGGACTTCGAAAATCATGTGGTGCTCTTTGATTTCTTTCCACAGTTAGAAACTCAGAAGGCACTGTACAAAATAATTGACCAATTTAGAAAAGACAATTCCTAA
- a CDS encoding phosphosulfolactate synthase, translating to MNYTLNNIPERTKKPRQFGFTMAMDKGLSLREVEDFIEVSGDYVDIVKFGWATSYVTPNLKDKIKLYKDAGIPVYFGGTLFEAFIVRNQFDDYRKVLDKYDLSYAEVSDGSIELDHDKKCDYISKLSEQVTVLSEVGSKDEEKIIPPYQWISLMQAELDAGAWKVIGEAREGGNVGLFRSSGEVRSGLVQEILTKIPFEKIIWEAPQKAQQVWFIKLLGCNVNMGNIAPNEVIPLETIRLGLRGDTFSHFLKMTKDN from the coding sequence ATGAATTATACTTTGAACAATATACCTGAGCGCACCAAGAAGCCCAGGCAGTTCGGATTTACTATGGCCATGGATAAAGGCCTTAGCTTAAGAGAAGTTGAAGATTTTATAGAGGTAAGTGGCGACTATGTAGACATAGTAAAATTTGGTTGGGCTACTTCGTACGTGACGCCTAATTTGAAAGATAAAATTAAGCTTTATAAGGATGCAGGTATTCCTGTTTACTTTGGCGGCACTTTGTTCGAGGCATTCATTGTAAGAAATCAATTTGACGATTACAGAAAAGTACTGGATAAGTACGACCTGTCTTACGCTGAAGTATCTGACGGATCAATTGAATTAGATCACGATAAAAAATGCGATTACATCAGCAAACTTTCTGAACAAGTAACTGTATTATCAGAGGTTGGTTCTAAAGATGAAGAGAAAATCATTCCTCCTTATCAGTGGATAAGTTTAATGCAAGCTGAATTAGATGCCGGAGCGTGGAAAGTTATTGGCGAAGCTCGCGAAGGTGGTAATGTTGGTCTATTTAGATCCTCCGGTGAAGTAAGATCAGGTCTGGTTCAGGAAATATTAACGAAAATTCCTTTCGAAAAAATTATCTGGGAAGCCCCACAAAAAGCACAGCAGGTTTGGTTTATAAAGCTTTTAGGTTGCAATGTAAACATGGGCAATATTGCTCCTAATGAGGTTATTCCATTAGAAACTATCCGTTTAGGATTAAGAGGCGATACATTCAGTCACTTCTTAAAAATGACAAAAGATAATTAG
- a CDS encoding DUF368 domain-containing protein, which translates to MSKFKTQLLTYLKGMAMGGADVVPGVSGGTIAFITGIYTELLDSIKSINGESLGLLFKFKLADFWKSVNGKFLLPLFLGVLTSLLSLAKILKYLLENEAISIWSFFFGLIVVSSLLVLREIKKWNVSVIASMLVGVAIAYWITITSPAETTEAYWFIFLSGCIAICAMILPGISGAFILLILGKYEFIIQAVTERDLLVIGVFALGCIVGLLSFARAVSWLLKNYHDLAVALLSGFMIGSLNKVWPWKIALAFRINSEGHQVATITKNVLPGEFLRSTGEYPMVLQAILFMALGILIVVVIEKIAHRKIVN; encoded by the coding sequence GTGAGTAAATTTAAGACACAGCTATTGACTTACCTCAAAGGCATGGCAATGGGTGGTGCCGATGTTGTTCCGGGAGTTTCTGGTGGAACCATTGCGTTTATCACAGGAATTTACACTGAGCTTTTAGACTCAATAAAATCCATCAATGGAGAATCATTGGGCCTGCTTTTCAAATTCAAATTAGCTGATTTTTGGAAGTCCGTTAATGGCAAATTTTTACTCCCACTTTTTTTAGGTGTACTCACCAGTTTATTATCACTAGCTAAAATACTCAAGTACCTACTTGAAAATGAGGCTATTTCAATATGGTCATTCTTTTTTGGCCTTATTGTTGTTTCATCACTTTTGGTTTTAAGAGAGATCAAGAAATGGAATGTGAGTGTTATTGCCTCCATGCTGGTTGGCGTAGCAATAGCCTATTGGATAACCATAACATCCCCGGCAGAAACAACTGAGGCATATTGGTTTATTTTTCTTTCTGGCTGCATTGCCATCTGTGCAATGATACTTCCGGGCATTTCGGGTGCATTTATCTTATTGATATTAGGAAAATACGAGTTTATCATTCAGGCGGTAACGGAACGAGATTTATTAGTGATAGGTGTTTTTGCGCTTGGTTGTATCGTTGGCCTTTTGTCATTCGCCAGAGCAGTTTCCTGGTTGTTAAAAAACTATCATGATCTGGCCGTTGCGCTACTTTCAGGCTTTATGATTGGCTCACTAAACAAAGTGTGGCCATGGAAAATTGCTTTAGCTTTCAGAATCAATAGTGAAGGACACCAAGTTGCTACCATTACAAAAAATGTTTTGCCAGGGGAGTTTTTAAGATCAACTGGTGAATATCCAATGGTTTTACAAGCAATTCTTTTTATGGCTCTGGGTATCCTAATAGTAGTAGTAATTGAAAAGATTGCACATCGTAAGATTGTAAACTGA
- a CDS encoding shikimate dehydrogenase family protein — translation MTRFGLIGKTLSHSFSQKYFTQKFQELGLKDHQYDLFELSTISEVEKIFKLSELKGLNVTVPYKQSVLPYLNQLDDTAQKVGAVNVIKLEKGRKIGFNSDYLGFKKSLEQWLPQPFRNTALVLGTGGASKAVECSLKDLGIDYQLVSRNPSESQISYEYVNELIHKTKLIINTTPLGMAPEIDNCPDLDYNQITSEHYLYDLVYNPEETLFLAKGKSKGASIKNGLEMLHLQAEESWKIWNK, via the coding sequence ATGACAAGGTTTGGCCTCATCGGAAAAACGCTCTCACACTCCTTCTCCCAAAAATACTTCACTCAAAAATTTCAAGAGCTCGGATTAAAAGATCATCAATACGATCTTTTTGAATTAAGTACCATTTCGGAAGTCGAAAAAATATTTAAGCTTAGCGAACTAAAGGGTTTAAATGTTACCGTACCTTACAAGCAAAGTGTTCTCCCTTATTTAAATCAGTTGGATGATACTGCACAAAAAGTAGGGGCAGTTAATGTGATCAAGCTTGAGAAAGGTAGAAAAATAGGATTTAATTCTGACTATTTAGGTTTTAAGAAATCATTAGAACAATGGCTACCGCAACCATTCAGAAATACTGCACTGGTCTTGGGTACCGGAGGTGCATCAAAAGCCGTTGAGTGTTCATTAAAAGATTTAGGAATTGACTATCAACTAGTATCCAGAAATCCCAGTGAATCGCAGATATCATATGAATATGTGAATGAGTTAATTCACAAAACCAAGCTAATTATCAATACAACTCCCTTAGGTATGGCACCTGAAATTGATAATTGTCCGGACTTAGATTATAATCAAATTACATCTGAACATTACCTCTACGACCTCGTTTACAATCCAGAAGAAACACTCTTTTTAGCTAAAGGAAAATCAAAAGGAGCTTCTATCAAAAACGGCCTCGAAATGTTACATTTACAAGCAGAGGAATCTTGGAAAATCTGGAATAAATAA